One region of Endomicrobiales bacterium genomic DNA includes:
- a CDS encoding 6-phosphofructokinase — protein MKRIAVITSGGDAPGMNAAIRAVVREALFLGIEVYGVQRGFRGLLENQVEKLSRNFVSGILDKGGTILKTGRCPQMRTKEGLQKAVNTLKNLSLDGLVVIGGDGSLAAGTKISQKGIPVVCIPGSIDNDVFGTDETIGFDTALDTAMRAIDKIRDTAASHERVFVVEVMGREHGFLALAIGISSGADLVIIPEIKPNIPTIAKGLKAANASGKTSIIVVYAEGAGNSMEFTKQLENKSGLEVRLSSLGYIQRGGSPSARSRILASQFGAYAVRLLKSGAKNRLVVLQNGKVSNIPLSIAIKNEKKLDMNLYKLATELSF, from the coding sequence GTGAAAAGAATTGCGGTAATTACATCAGGCGGTGATGCTCCCGGCATGAATGCGGCAATTCGCGCGGTAGTGCGCGAGGCGCTTTTTCTTGGCATTGAGGTTTACGGTGTGCAACGCGGCTTTCGCGGCCTATTGGAAAATCAGGTAGAAAAACTTAGCAGAAACTTTGTCAGCGGAATTTTAGACAAAGGCGGCACAATTTTAAAAACCGGCCGTTGCCCGCAAATGCGCACAAAAGAGGGCTTGCAAAAAGCCGTTAACACTTTAAAAAATCTCTCATTAGACGGGCTTGTGGTAATAGGTGGTGACGGCTCACTTGCGGCCGGAACAAAAATATCGCAAAAAGGCATTCCTGTTGTTTGTATTCCCGGCTCTATTGATAATGATGTATTTGGCACCGATGAAACCATTGGCTTTGACACAGCGCTTGATACAGCCATGAGGGCAATTGACAAGATTCGCGACACAGCCGCAAGCCACGAAAGAGTTTTTGTAGTTGAAGTTATGGGCAGGGAACACGGCTTTTTGGCACTTGCAATAGGAATATCGTCAGGCGCTGACTTAGTTATTATACCTGAGATAAAACCAAACATACCAACAATTGCAAAAGGGCTTAAAGCGGCAAACGCATCAGGTAAAACTTCTATAATTGTTGTGTATGCGGAAGGTGCCGGCAATTCAATGGAATTTACAAAACAACTAGAAAATAAATCCGGCCTAGAGGTGCGTTTAAGCTCACTTGGTTACATTCAACGCGGCGGCTCGCCTTCTGCGCGCTCAAGAATACTTGCAAGCCAGTTTGGCGCATACGCTGTAAGGTTGCTTAAAAGCGGCGCAAAAAATCGCCTTGTGGTTTTACAAAACGGCAAAGTTTCTAACATTCCCCTTTCAATCGCAATTAAAAATGAAAAAAAGCTGGACATGAATTTATACAAACTTGCCACTGAATTATCTTTCTAA